Proteins encoded by one window of Halobaculum sp. MBLA0147:
- a CDS encoding ABC transporter ATP-binding protein, with protein MATTDTTQDRHDDDTVLEVDGLRTEFPTDRGTVTAVNGVDLTIEPGEIVGLVGESGSGKSVLAESVVGILQEPGDIVDGEIRFRGEPVSEMSDARRQQLRGDRLSMVFQDPMNSLNPTLTVGEQIAESVRLHQDVGESVSLPAEIKRKLVGAAKNGEAWRRAVEMLETVEIPEPDARATDYPHEFSGGMRQRAMIAMALSCEPDLLVADEPTTALDVTIQAQILEELEDLKEVFDTSILLITHDLAVVAETCDRVNVMYAGEIVERAETRELFDNPQHPYTQGLIASTPQIDDPDRDLQPIKGNVPDLIDIPYACHFAPRCPEAERDCFEVAPSFRAVGETDDHEAACLRRGEGDVS; from the coding sequence ATGGCGACGACAGACACCACACAAGATCGACACGACGACGATACCGTCTTGGAAGTCGACGGCCTCCGGACGGAGTTCCCGACAGACCGCGGGACGGTAACTGCCGTCAACGGCGTCGACCTCACCATCGAACCCGGTGAAATCGTTGGACTCGTTGGCGAGTCCGGCTCCGGCAAGTCTGTCCTCGCCGAGAGTGTCGTCGGGATCTTACAGGAGCCGGGCGACATCGTGGACGGCGAGATCCGATTCCGTGGCGAACCGGTGTCGGAGATGTCGGACGCCCGGCGCCAACAGCTCCGTGGCGACCGACTGTCGATGGTGTTCCAAGACCCGATGAACAGCTTGAACCCCACACTCACTGTGGGGGAACAAATCGCTGAATCCGTCCGCCTCCACCAGGACGTGGGTGAGTCCGTATCGTTACCGGCGGAAATAAAACGCAAACTCGTCGGCGCCGCAAAGAACGGTGAAGCGTGGCGCCGCGCCGTCGAGATGCTGGAGACGGTCGAGATTCCTGAGCCGGATGCCCGAGCGACGGACTACCCTCACGAGTTCTCCGGCGGGATGCGCCAGCGAGCAATGATCGCTATGGCGCTGTCATGTGAACCGGACCTGCTCGTCGCAGACGAGCCGACGACTGCGCTCGACGTGACGATCCAGGCGCAGATCTTAGAGGAGTTAGAGGACCTGAAAGAGGTCTTTGACACCTCGATCCTGCTGATCACACACGACCTCGCCGTCGTCGCCGAGACGTGCGACCGTGTGAACGTGATGTACGCCGGTGAGATCGTCGAACGGGCCGAGACGCGCGAACTGTTCGACAACCCACAGCACCCGTACACACAGGGGCTGATCGCGAGTACACCACAGATCGACGACCCGGACCGCGATCTCCAGCCCATCAAGGGGAACGTTCCGGACCTGATCGACATCCCGTACGCCTGTCACTTCGCGCCGCGGTGTCCGGAGGCGGAACGTGACTGTTTCGAGGTAGCACCGTCGTTCCGGGCGGTGGGTGAGACGGACGACCACGAGGCGGCGTGTCTCCGCCGTGGGGAGGGTGATGTCTCGTGA
- a CDS encoding ABC transporter permease: MTRDDVEATDATETDTDSTEATRTDGGVADDHPEYAQNRGEFGVGEVPPEYETETTVAEHDSARERIVSALLGNKLSLAGAVVVVTLVLVAVFAPFVAPYGPEQTFGFMKEPMSQSTGDFDEDGQMETATHYLGTDSFGHDVLTRIIYGARVSLLVALATVALAFTVGTTLGIIAGFYGGWVDSVIMRYVDFQWAFPEIILGVGIIAVMGGLGVVNVVLAIGIAFIDDFARIIRGEVLSIREEEYVVAARAVGMSDARIMFKEMLPNAVAPLIVQATLMIPLAILAEAGLSFLGLGVKPTTPTWGLLISDGRQFISQAWWISVMPGLAIMLTVLAFNTVGDGLRDAFDISQQEVN; the protein is encoded by the coding sequence GTGACGAGAGACGATGTTGAGGCGACAGACGCGACAGAGACGGACACTGACAGCACTGAGGCGACCCGCACAGACGGCGGTGTGGCGGACGACCACCCGGAGTATGCCCAGAACCGTGGTGAGTTTGGCGTCGGCGAAGTGCCCCCGGAGTACGAGACAGAGACGACTGTCGCCGAACACGACTCCGCCCGTGAACGGATCGTGTCGGCCCTGCTCGGGAACAAACTCTCGCTCGCGGGAGCAGTCGTCGTCGTAACACTCGTTCTCGTCGCCGTGTTTGCGCCGTTCGTCGCGCCGTACGGCCCGGAACAGACGTTCGGGTTCATGAAAGAGCCGATGAGTCAGTCAACGGGTGACTTCGACGAGGACGGGCAGATGGAGACAGCAACCCACTACTTGGGCACGGACTCGTTCGGTCACGACGTGCTCACGCGGATCATCTACGGCGCCCGGGTGTCGTTGCTCGTCGCGCTGGCGACAGTCGCGCTCGCGTTCACCGTCGGCACCACACTCGGGATCATCGCCGGGTTCTACGGCGGCTGGGTCGACAGCGTCATTATGCGGTATGTCGACTTCCAGTGGGCGTTTCCGGAGATCATCCTCGGCGTAGGGATCATCGCAGTGATGGGCGGACTGGGGGTTGTGAACGTCGTTTTGGCGATCGGAATCGCGTTCATCGACGACTTCGCGCGGATTATCCGGGGAGAAGTGTTGTCGATCCGGGAAGAGGAGTACGTCGTCGCCGCCCGCGCCGTCGGGATGAGTGACGCGCGGATCATGTTCAAGGAGATGCTCCCGAACGCCGTGGCGCCGTTGATCGTCCAGGCGACACTGATGATTCCGCTCGCCATCCTCGCCGAGGCTGGGCTCTCTTTCCTCGGGCTGGGGGTGAAGCCGACGACTCCGACTTGGGGGCTGCTCATCTCGGACGGCCGCCAGTTCATCTCACAAGCGTGGTGGATCTCCGTGATGCCCGGGCTAGCGATTATGCTCACCGTCCTCGCGTTCAACACTGTCGGTGACGGGCTACGGGATGCCTTCGACATCTCACAGCAGGAGGTGAACTGA
- a CDS encoding ABC transporter substrate-binding protein yields MTADDDFDSEKLSGPRVSRRTAAGLLAAAGMGGLAGCASGGDSSGGTDTPTDGESEQTESTPTPENKTGGRLQAAWFTGSIEELDPPYISVGQYFQLASNVFSGLTTLDDDLSIVGDLATDWTVSDDGTQYTFQLRDDVTFHNGAEFSAADVEYTIRRTIEEEAPAASKLSSLQPLDEGGVEVLGDYEVRLNLTDPNAVLLVYLTRGPGRAATIVSQEAIEEMGSDQYSVTPVGTGPFQVSGHEVGSSVTLDAYDDYFETDDDGVQLPYLDGIDVQPIAEPASLVNALRAGDVQFSNLVPLQNLNQIEQDGSTSISRAPGINWLGVAMNQNREPFGSKKARRGIAKSIDSERFVETAFFGNALPDVGVISKGTRWAWREDKPQDQAYAPEEGKQLIEEAGADGASFAILANSGNLRQAKAIRQQLTEAGFDVEIDQVTSSTYWDRYADLDYDVTISGSVVDPDPEQGLWNFYRLPDEGGVWNWVNYQSEEVHEMLAEQRQTTDREERTQVLHDIEDQLIEDAPHAYLSHEDDIAGIRSEVGGFTHTPGLRNFHRVFLKE; encoded by the coding sequence ATGACAGCGGATGACGACTTCGACAGCGAAAAACTGAGCGGCCCGCGTGTGAGCAGGCGGACGGCAGCCGGACTGCTGGCTGCGGCCGGCATGGGCGGTCTGGCCGGCTGTGCTAGCGGTGGCGACAGCTCCGGAGGTACAGACACGCCGACAGACGGCGAGAGTGAACAGACAGAGTCGACGCCGACACCGGAGAACAAGACCGGTGGTCGGCTCCAGGCGGCATGGTTCACCGGCTCGATCGAAGAGTTGGATCCACCGTACATCAGTGTCGGTCAGTACTTCCAGTTGGCGTCGAACGTGTTCAGCGGGCTGACGACGCTTGACGACGACTTGAGCATCGTCGGCGACCTAGCGACGGACTGGACGGTCTCCGACGACGGGACCCAGTACACGTTCCAGCTTCGTGACGACGTGACGTTCCACAACGGGGCGGAGTTCTCGGCTGCAGACGTGGAGTACACCATCCGCCGGACCATCGAAGAGGAAGCACCGGCGGCCTCGAAGCTGAGTTCACTCCAGCCGCTCGACGAGGGCGGTGTCGAGGTGCTGGGTGACTACGAGGTCCGGCTGAACCTCACAGACCCGAACGCGGTGTTGCTCGTGTACCTCACCCGTGGTCCAGGCCGCGCCGCGACCATCGTGAGCCAGGAGGCAATCGAGGAGATGGGGTCCGATCAGTACTCCGTCACGCCCGTCGGTACTGGTCCGTTCCAGGTCAGCGGTCACGAGGTTGGGTCGAGTGTCACGCTGGACGCTTACGACGACTACTTCGAAACGGACGATGATGGGGTGCAGCTCCCGTACCTCGACGGGATTGATGTTCAGCCCATCGCCGAGCCAGCGTCACTGGTGAATGCGCTGCGTGCCGGTGACGTGCAGTTCTCGAACCTCGTCCCGCTCCAGAATCTGAACCAGATCGAACAGGACGGGTCCACCTCGATCAGCCGTGCGCCTGGGATCAACTGGCTCGGCGTCGCTATGAACCAGAATCGTGAGCCGTTCGGTTCGAAGAAGGCCAGACGCGGCATCGCCAAGAGCATTGACAGCGAACGATTCGTTGAAACGGCGTTCTTCGGTAACGCGCTGCCGGATGTGGGCGTGATCTCGAAAGGGACCCGCTGGGCGTGGCGGGAGGACAAACCACAAGATCAGGCGTACGCTCCTGAGGAGGGGAAACAGCTGATCGAGGAGGCGGGTGCCGATGGCGCCAGCTTCGCTATCTTGGCGAACTCTGGGAACCTCCGACAGGCGAAGGCGATCAGGCAACAGCTCACCGAGGCCGGGTTCGACGTGGAGATTGACCAGGTTACCTCCTCCACGTACTGGGACCGCTACGCTGACCTTGACTACGACGTGACGATCTCCGGGAGTGTCGTTGATCCAGACCCCGAGCAGGGGCTGTGGAACTTCTACCGGCTCCCCGACGAGGGTGGCGTGTGGAACTGGGTAAACTACCAGAGCGAGGAGGTCCACGAAATGCTCGCAGAACAGCGTCAGACCACGGATCGCGAGGAGCGAACGCAGGTTCTCCACGACATCGAGGACCAGCTTATCGAGGACGCTCCGCACGCCTACCTTTCCCACGAGGACGACATCGCTGGCATCCGCAGCGAGGTCGGTGGGTTCACGCACACCCCCGGACTCCGGAACTTCCACAGGGTGTTCCTCAAGGAGTAG
- a CDS encoding DUF1028 domain-containing protein codes for MTFSLCARIPSSAHDVGDGTAYAVAVTTDAPAVGAFCPFVSSHGVVATQAFVNVRLGRRGIALLEDLAVEDALAGLLAQDDHAENRQLHGVDDDSLFGFTGENTDPYANHHCYESEGLTVAGNILTGEGTLTAAGETFMESEGRIGERLLDALAAGVEAGGDERGHSSAALLIWAPQTTPYHDLRVDEHETPVAELRRVRAAAVEASDGFSEASKHRIFD; via the coding sequence ATGACGTTTTCACTCTGTGCTCGCATCCCGTCGTCAGCCCATGATGTCGGCGACGGGACGGCGTACGCCGTCGCAGTGACGACGGACGCACCAGCCGTCGGCGCCTTCTGTCCGTTCGTGAGCAGTCATGGTGTGGTTGCCACACAGGCGTTCGTCAATGTTAGACTCGGTCGTCGCGGGATCGCCCTGCTTGAAGATCTCGCCGTCGAGGACGCGCTTGCCGGGCTACTCGCGCAGGACGACCACGCAGAGAACAGACAGCTCCACGGCGTCGACGACGACAGCCTGTTCGGGTTCACCGGAGAGAACACGGATCCGTACGCGAACCACCACTGCTACGAGAGCGAGGGCCTGACGGTTGCCGGCAATATCCTTACTGGTGAAGGGACACTGACAGCGGCCGGCGAGACGTTCATGGAGTCAGAGGGACGGATCGGCGAACGACTGTTGGACGCACTCGCGGCCGGAGTCGAAGCTGGCGGCGACGAGCGTGGCCACAGTTCTGCGGCGCTGCTGATCTGGGCGCCACAGACGACCCCCTACCATGACCTCCGGGTCGACGAACACGAGACGCCGGTCGCTGAACTTCGTCGTGTGCGGGCAGCGGCAGTCGAGGCCAGCGACGGGTTCAGCGAGGCGTCGAAACACCGGATCTTCGACTGA
- a CDS encoding YbjQ family protein, translating into MYTTTMATVPGESIERTLGVAKGNTVRARNVGRDITQQLRNLFGGELKSYSNLMSEARDESLERMKVQAIEMDADAVVNVRFDTSAVARSSAEMLAYGTAVRLE; encoded by the coding sequence ATGTATACGACCACAATGGCGACAGTTCCAGGTGAAAGCATAGAGCGTACGCTTGGTGTTGCAAAGGGTAATACGGTCAGGGCACGAAATGTTGGAAGAGACATTACACAACAGCTGCGGAACTTGTTTGGTGGTGAACTAAAGTCGTACTCCAACCTAATGTCAGAAGCACGTGACGAATCGCTAGAGCGGATGAAGGTTCAGGCAATAGAAATGGATGCTGACGCCGTCGTCAACGTCCGATTTGATACATCAGCAGTCGCACGTTCATCGGCAGAGATGCTGGCATATGGGACTGCGGTCCGCTTGGAGTGA
- a CDS encoding ABC transporter permease: MWRYLTKRVAHALFVMWLVATTVFFGLRAVPGGPVRAMLGQEATPEAVAALRRELGLNRPLPIQYVDWMTDLLVGQFGTSITSSEQVATLVAQALPKTLSIAAFGVVLGLLVAIPAGVVGATRRNEPADYAATLAAFLGISMPAFFVGILLAIVFGVWLGWFPTVGYTPLSEGIVAWLKSIVLPGVAVGLPYAAGVTRMMRSSLIETLNAQYMRTARAKGVGSTVRLYKHALQNALMPVVTIAGIQLALVLGGTVTVEIVFGVKGVGRLLVNSILERNYPVTQVAILLVSGIFVFMNLLVDITYTAIDPRVGYGGDEA; the protein is encoded by the coding sequence ATGTGGCGATACCTCACGAAGCGCGTCGCGCACGCTCTCTTCGTGATGTGGCTAGTGGCGACGACGGTGTTCTTTGGGTTGCGTGCTGTCCCCGGGGGGCCGGTCCGTGCGATGCTCGGTCAAGAGGCGACACCCGAAGCCGTCGCGGCTCTCCGGAGGGAACTCGGTCTCAACCGTCCGCTCCCGATCCAGTACGTCGACTGGATGACGGATTTGCTCGTCGGCCAATTCGGAACGAGCATTACGTCTAGCGAACAGGTGGCGACACTCGTCGCACAAGCGCTGCCGAAGACGCTGTCGATCGCGGCTTTTGGGGTCGTGTTGGGACTGCTCGTGGCGATTCCAGCCGGCGTCGTCGGTGCCACGCGCCGCAACGAGCCGGCCGACTACGCGGCGACGCTCGCGGCGTTCCTTGGAATCTCGATGCCGGCGTTCTTCGTTGGCATCCTGCTAGCGATCGTCTTCGGAGTCTGGCTCGGCTGGTTCCCGACGGTCGGCTACACCCCGTTGTCGGAGGGAATCGTCGCGTGGCTCAAGAGCATCGTGCTCCCCGGTGTCGCCGTCGGCCTCCCGTACGCCGCCGGGGTGACTCGGATGATGCGGTCGTCGCTGATCGAGACTCTGAACGCACAGTATATGCGGACGGCTCGAGCGAAGGGTGTCGGGAGCACTGTGCGACTGTACAAGCACGCGCTTCAGAACGCGCTCATGCCGGTCGTGACCATCGCCGGCATCCAACTGGCCCTCGTCCTCGGCGGTACCGTCACCGTCGAGATCGTCTTCGGCGTAAAGGGGGTCGGCCGGCTGTTGGTCAACTCGATTCTCGAACGAAACTACCCGGTGACGCAGGTGGCGATCCTGCTCGTCTCCGGGATCTTCGTGTTCATGAATTTGCTCGTCGACATCACCTACACCGCGATCGATCCGCGGGTAGGGTACGGAGGTGACGAAGCGTGA
- a CDS encoding cupin domain-containing protein encodes MPVAADGDTVRTVSVVGGGYGGPPPHYHTQSRERFSVKRGELLLQLDEREHRITAGESKTVPTGVTHSFRVDTDERALVVTEIETPGRLRDVLPTLGGLAHDDDRDPDNPLQQAVIADRLADNTVFTAAEGGLQGVATDLLAPVGRAAGYRAAYAEYRTPAFWRAHVEQPSL; translated from the coding sequence GTGCCTGTCGCGGCCGACGGTGACACCGTCCGGACGGTCTCCGTTGTCGGCGGCGGGTATGGCGGGCCGCCGCCACACTATCACACCCAGAGTCGCGAGCGCTTCAGCGTCAAGCGTGGTGAACTGCTGCTCCAGTTGGACGAGCGTGAACACCGCATCACTGCCGGCGAATCAAAAACTGTCCCTACTGGCGTTACACACTCTTTCCGTGTCGACACGGACGAGCGGGCGCTTGTCGTGACGGAGATCGAGACGCCCGGCCGGCTCCGTGATGTCTTGCCGACGCTCGGTGGACTAGCCCACGACGATGATCGCGACCCAGACAACCCGCTCCAGCAGGCGGTGATCGCCGATCGGCTTGCGGATAACACCGTGTTCACCGCTGCCGAAGGCGGGCTGCAGGGCGTCGCGACCGATCTCCTCGCTCCGGTCGGGCGTGCAGCTGGGTATCGTGCCGCCTACGCGGAGTACCGAACGCCGGCGTTCTGGCGGGCGCATGTCGAACAGCCGTCGTTGTGA
- a CDS encoding helix-turn-helix domain-containing protein translates to MTRDDKTTDDVAGETPTQMRQVTLRIRHYGEPESDVSAAFPSVTLRSVSSMTGSGDRRKRIIELQGDPDKIRAFVSEFRETESIITAEPLSPLSRNQVYVIFVYDVTTWDSISELLRELGVHYKVGTTISAGWERWTIYLEDPNELSQVMDHLRAGGNDVELVSNVEMSELSSPGQLHVDQMLGELTTRQRDALAAAIAIDYYGYDGDGAIADVADVLGVAETTAWEHLSRAEGKVMRHVGRYLNQQ, encoded by the coding sequence GTGACACGAGACGACAAGACAACAGACGATGTGGCCGGTGAGACGCCGACACAGATGCGACAGGTCACCCTCCGGATCCGACACTACGGTGAGCCGGAGTCGGATGTGTCGGCAGCCTTCCCGAGCGTGACACTCCGGTCCGTCTCGTCAATGACCGGTAGCGGCGACCGGCGCAAGCGGATCATCGAACTCCAGGGAGACCCGGACAAGATCAGGGCGTTCGTGTCGGAGTTTCGGGAGACCGAGTCCATCATCACCGCAGAACCGCTGTCACCACTGTCTCGCAACCAGGTGTACGTGATCTTCGTTTACGACGTGACGACGTGGGACAGCATCTCGGAGTTGCTGAGGGAGTTAGGTGTTCACTACAAGGTCGGGACGACAATCAGCGCTGGGTGGGAGCGGTGGACCATCTACCTGGAGGACCCCAACGAACTGTCGCAGGTGATGGATCATCTCCGAGCGGGAGGAAACGACGTGGAACTGGTATCGAATGTTGAGATGAGTGAGCTATCGTCGCCTGGTCAGCTCCATGTTGACCAGATGCTCGGTGAACTAACGACGAGACAGCGCGACGCACTCGCGGCCGCCATCGCGATTGACTACTACGGATATGACGGCGACGGAGCGATTGCGGATGTGGCGGACGTACTCGGGGTTGCCGAGACGACCGCTTGGGAACACCTCTCGCGTGCGGAAGGAAAGGTCATGCGACACGTCGGCCGGTATCTCAACCAACAGTGA
- a CDS encoding ABC transporter ATP-binding protein: MSLDTDDRDRTDGSKTDTGTTAGADDSSNQADPVLAAEGIKKHFDQSDGLLDRLLGAGGTVRAVDGVDLTVREGETLAVVGESGCGKSTLGETLLNLHTPTAGSIQYRDEDITGLDDSSMRPYRQKLQMVFQDPLASLNPRQTVGEIVTAPMAVHDIGDSAADRRQRAEELLERVGLEPEHAERYPKQFSGGQQQRVGIARALSVDPDLIVADEPVSALDVSVQAQILNLLQDLQREFGLAILFITHDLSVVRQVADRVAVMYLGEIVETAPVEELFTAPQHPYTKSLLSAVPRIDPSARTDRVVLRGTVPSPIDPPTGCRFHTRCPEVIPGDDWTGDQASFRQAFTFRVRLEEGELEPEAVRERLAADGGDPDEASVADRLVETTLPGDPDDLPKAAHTTIHEAATAVAAGNRQEALELVRDLCPSPCVDDAPTAVVRGDDETAACHRVDPNHPSSTLE, translated from the coding sequence GTGAGTCTCGACACAGACGACCGAGACCGCACAGACGGCAGCAAGACAGACACAGGAACCACCGCAGGGGCCGACGACTCGTCGAACCAGGCCGACCCCGTGCTGGCGGCAGAGGGGATAAAGAAGCACTTTGACCAATCGGACGGGCTCTTGGACCGACTCCTCGGCGCCGGAGGGACGGTCCGCGCGGTCGACGGCGTTGACCTGACCGTCCGTGAGGGCGAGACGCTTGCGGTTGTCGGCGAGTCCGGCTGCGGGAAGTCGACGCTTGGCGAGACGCTGTTGAACCTCCATACGCCGACTGCCGGGTCAATCCAGTACCGCGACGAGGACATCACCGGGCTTGACGACAGTTCGATGCGTCCGTACCGGCAGAAACTCCAGATGGTGTTTCAGGACCCGCTCGCGTCGTTGAACCCGCGCCAGACTGTCGGCGAGATTGTCACGGCACCGATGGCTGTTCACGACATCGGTGACTCGGCGGCTGATCGACGGCAGCGGGCAGAGGAACTGCTTGAGCGTGTCGGGTTGGAGCCGGAACACGCCGAGCGGTACCCGAAGCAGTTCTCCGGCGGCCAACAGCAGCGTGTCGGGATCGCCCGCGCGCTGTCAGTCGACCCGGACCTGATCGTTGCTGACGAACCGGTGTCGGCACTGGACGTCTCTGTCCAAGCACAGATTCTGAACCTGCTTCAGGATCTTCAGCGGGAGTTCGGATTGGCGATCCTGTTTATTACGCACGACCTTTCGGTCGTCCGGCAGGTCGCTGACCGCGTGGCAGTGATGTATCTTGGCGAAATCGTTGAGACCGCGCCCGTTGAGGAACTATTCACCGCGCCACAGCACCCGTACACCAAGTCACTGCTATCGGCAGTTCCGCGGATCGACCCATCTGCCCGAACGGACCGTGTGGTCCTCCGTGGGACGGTCCCCTCACCGATCGATCCGCCGACGGGATGTCGGTTCCACACCCGGTGTCCGGAGGTGATTCCAGGCGACGACTGGACCGGAGATCAAGCATCCTTCCGACAGGCGTTCACCTTCCGCGTCCGACTGGAGGAAGGCGAATTAGAGCCGGAGGCGGTCCGCGAACGGTTGGCCGCAGATGGCGGCGACCCTGATGAGGCATCCGTCGCCGACCGGTTGGTCGAGACGACCCTACCTGGGGACCCGGACGACCTGCCGAAGGCAGCACACACGACTATCCACGAGGCGGCGACGGCTGTCGCCGCCGGCAATAGACAGGAGGCGCTCGAACTCGTCCGTGATCTCTGTCCGTCGCCGTGTGTCGACGACGCCCCGACGGCTGTCGTTCGCGGTGATGACGAAACGGCAGCCTGTCACCGCGTCGACCCGAATCACCCGAGTAGCACACTGGAGTGA
- a CDS encoding transcriptional repressor: MLAVVADLQVQPQSPTGSEVITYVRDYRDMSVSQSTVYDHLNQLASAGYLEVTRRGNTKRYRLSPVGTQALQTHMQTLSSLCR; the protein is encoded by the coding sequence ATGCTTGCCGTCGTCGCTGATCTCCAGGTACAGCCCCAGAGTCCAACAGGAAGCGAGGTGATCACATATGTGCGCGACTACCGAGACATGTCGGTCAGCCAGTCAACAGTGTATGATCACTTGAACCAGCTAGCGTCGGCTGGATATCTCGAGGTCACACGACGTGGCAATACGAAGCGCTATCGGTTGTCGCCAGTCGGCACGCAGGCACTGCAGACACATATGCAAACGCTGTCATCGCTGTGTCGGTGA